From a region of the Alnus glutinosa chromosome 1, dhAlnGlut1.1, whole genome shotgun sequence genome:
- the LOC133858499 gene encoding transcription factor HHO2-like, which produces MQHHGGLGFREYVDAPEKECYKIQMFQRELSLSLELVTQAIETCRQQLLGTTTENNLHGQSESSEQTTSNKVPPPVFEEFFVGSIDELVFEVPGIFFF; this is translated from the exons ATGCAACATCATGGTGGGTTGGGATTCCGTGAGTACGTGGATGCTCCAGAGAAAGAGTGCTACAAGATCCAGATGTTTCAGCGTGAGCTGTCTCTCAGCCTAGAGCTTGTGACCCAAG CTATTGAGACGTGTCGGCAACAGTTGTTGGGGACGACAACGGAGAACAACTTGCATGGGCAGTCTGAGAGTTCGGAGCAAACGACATCGAATAAAGTCCCTCCTCCGGTGTTCGAGGAGTTCTTTGTTGGTTCAATAGATGAACTAGTTTTTGAAGTTCctggtatattttttttttga
- the LOC133866465 gene encoding pantothenate kinase 1 isoform X1 — translation MDPKEVEIPGNSDPNQPGGRISHLALDIGGSLIKLVYFSTNYDADDEVGRSGKKSLGVPNGNRDYPVLKGRLHFVKFETSKINDCLDFIQTKQLHLGGYQNLEAPPTDKSIIKATGGGAYKYADLFKEKLGISLDKEDEMDCLVGGINFLLKAVHQEAFTYMEGQKEFVQIDHNDLYPYLLVNIGSGVSMLKVDGDGKFERVSGTSVGGGTFWGLGRLLTNCKSFDELLKLSHQGNNRVIDMLVGDIFGGMDYSKIGLSSTTIASSFGKAISDNKELEDYRPEDLARSLLRMISNNIGQISYLNALRFGLKRIFFGGFFIRGHTYTMDTISVAVHFWSKGEAKAMFLRHEGFLGALGAFRSYEKHGLDDTMVHRLMRPFPTTACLAGDKICSPPNGELNENDSIEFSVYAS, via the exons ATGGATCCAAAAGAGGTTGAAATTCCAGGGAATTCCGACCCAAACCAACCCGGTGGTCGAATATCTCATTTGGCTCTGGATATCGGAG GTTCTCTCATTAAGTTGGTGTATTTCTCAACGAATTATGACGCTGATGATGAGGTGGGGAGGTCGGGAAAGAAAAGTCTTGGGGTTCCTAATGGTAATAGGGACTATCCAGTTCTCAAAGGGAGGCTCCATTTTGTGAAGTTCGAAACGAGCAAGATCAATGATTGCTTAGATTTTATACAAACCAAGCAGCTTCATCTTGGTG GATACCAGAATCTTGAGGCTCCTCCAACTGACAAGAGCATAATTAAg GCCACAGGCGGTGGGGCATACAAGTATGCGGATCTCTTCAAAGAAAAGCTTGGCATCAGTCTTGACAAGGAGGATGAAATGGACTGTCTTGTTGGTGGAATTAACTTTTTACTTAAG GCAGTTCATCAAGAAGCATTTACATACATGGAAGGGCAGAAGGAGTTTGTGCAGATTGACCATAATGATTTGTACCCCTACCTCCTCGTTAATATCGGGTCTGGTGTCAGCATGCTCAAG GTGGATGGAGACGGGAAGTTTGAGCGTGTGAGTGGAACAAGTGTTGGTGGTGGCACTTTTTGGGGTTTGGGAAGGCTCTTAACAAATTGCAAGAG TTTTGATGAGTTGCTGAAATTAAGTCATCAGGGAAATAATAGAGTGATAGACATGCTTGTTGGGGACATCTTTGGTGGAATGGACTATTCAAAG ATTGGCCTTTCATCAACAACTATTGCTTCTAGCTTTGGCAAGGCAATTTCTGATAATAAAGAACTTGAAGATTACAGACCCGAGGATCTTGCCCGGTCACTCTTAAGAATGATTTCAAATAACATTGGACAG ATCTCCTACTTGAATGCACTCCGATTTGGGCTCAAGCGGATATTTTTTGGAGGATTTTTTATTCGGGGTCACACTTATACCATGGACACAATTTCGGTTGCAGTTCACTTCTG gtCTAAAGGTGAGGCTAAAGCAATGTTTTTGCGGCATGAAGGATTTCTTGGAGCATTGGGTGCCTTCAGGAGCTATGAAAAGCATGGTCTTGATGACACGATGGTCCATCGGTTAATGCGGCCATTCCCAACCACTGCTTGCCTTGCAGGAGATAAGATATGTAGCCCACCAAATGGGGAATTGAATGAGAATGATAGTATAGAGTTTAGTGTCTATGCATCTTAA
- the LOC133866465 gene encoding pantothenate kinase 2 isoform X2: MDPKEVEIPGNSDPNQPGGRISHLALDIGGSLIKLVYFSTNYDADDEVGRSGKKSLGVPNGNRDYPVLKGRLHFVKFETSKINDCLDFIQTKQLHLGGYQNLEAPPTDKSIIKATGGGAYKYADLFKEKLGISLDKEDEMDCLVGGINFLLKAVHQEAFTYMEGQKEFVQIDHNDLYPYLLVNIGSGVSMLKVDGDGKFERVSGTSVGGGTFWGLGRLLTNCKSFDELLKLSHQGNNRVIDMLVGDIFGGMDYSKISYLNALRFGLKRIFFGGFFIRGHTYTMDTISVAVHFWSKGEAKAMFLRHEGFLGALGAFRSYEKHGLDDTMVHRLMRPFPTTACLAGDKICSPPNGELNENDSIEFSVYAS; the protein is encoded by the exons ATGGATCCAAAAGAGGTTGAAATTCCAGGGAATTCCGACCCAAACCAACCCGGTGGTCGAATATCTCATTTGGCTCTGGATATCGGAG GTTCTCTCATTAAGTTGGTGTATTTCTCAACGAATTATGACGCTGATGATGAGGTGGGGAGGTCGGGAAAGAAAAGTCTTGGGGTTCCTAATGGTAATAGGGACTATCCAGTTCTCAAAGGGAGGCTCCATTTTGTGAAGTTCGAAACGAGCAAGATCAATGATTGCTTAGATTTTATACAAACCAAGCAGCTTCATCTTGGTG GATACCAGAATCTTGAGGCTCCTCCAACTGACAAGAGCATAATTAAg GCCACAGGCGGTGGGGCATACAAGTATGCGGATCTCTTCAAAGAAAAGCTTGGCATCAGTCTTGACAAGGAGGATGAAATGGACTGTCTTGTTGGTGGAATTAACTTTTTACTTAAG GCAGTTCATCAAGAAGCATTTACATACATGGAAGGGCAGAAGGAGTTTGTGCAGATTGACCATAATGATTTGTACCCCTACCTCCTCGTTAATATCGGGTCTGGTGTCAGCATGCTCAAG GTGGATGGAGACGGGAAGTTTGAGCGTGTGAGTGGAACAAGTGTTGGTGGTGGCACTTTTTGGGGTTTGGGAAGGCTCTTAACAAATTGCAAGAG TTTTGATGAGTTGCTGAAATTAAGTCATCAGGGAAATAATAGAGTGATAGACATGCTTGTTGGGGACATCTTTGGTGGAATGGACTATTCAAAG ATCTCCTACTTGAATGCACTCCGATTTGGGCTCAAGCGGATATTTTTTGGAGGATTTTTTATTCGGGGTCACACTTATACCATGGACACAATTTCGGTTGCAGTTCACTTCTG gtCTAAAGGTGAGGCTAAAGCAATGTTTTTGCGGCATGAAGGATTTCTTGGAGCATTGGGTGCCTTCAGGAGCTATGAAAAGCATGGTCTTGATGACACGATGGTCCATCGGTTAATGCGGCCATTCCCAACCACTGCTTGCCTTGCAGGAGATAAGATATGTAGCCCACCAAATGGGGAATTGAATGAGAATGATAGTATAGAGTTTAGTGTCTATGCATCTTAA
- the LOC133866492 gene encoding uncharacterized protein LOC133866492 yields the protein MGETEFSKTTVDVHNNKRNGHGKAFDSAFSTFFMQFPHRFQNFVKSRFQRLAKDIEGVNSMNHLLRKEKGSSIPWEVDVEKQMQAWRENPSWVDQPPEIKVSVPRGSLCNLNVNVNVGLPPDAVYNIVIDPDNKRVFKNIKEVTSRRVLVDEGLRQVVEVDQAAIWRFLWWSGTISVHVIVDQNREDHSMKFKQVKTGFMKKFEGCWTVEPVFVDEKLCFPFKPKTWKDYCGCSGGKGRVGSKVSLEQLIQPAIVPPPPISWYLRGITSRTTEMLINDLLAETARIRQGFGPESSEKELVISKEMSDERGVDDICDIKERWTLHRRNAKQCHRRLLTAK from the exons ATGGGTGAGACTGAGTTTTCGAAAACTACCGTAGATGTCCACAATAACAAGAGAAATGGACACGGCAAGGCGTTTGATTCAgcattttctacattttttatGCAGTTCCCTCACAGGTTTCAGAATTTTGTTAAG TCTCGGTTCCAAAGGTTAGCAAAAGATATTGAAGGAGTAAACTCAATGAACCATCTTctaagaaaagagaaaggatCATCTATTCCTTGGGAGGTTGATGTGGAAAAGCAGATGCAAGCGTGGAGAGAAAATCCATCATGGGTCGATCAACCTCCAGAAATAAAG GTCAGCGTACCAAGAGGTTCTCTTTGCAACCTCAATGTAAACGTCAATGTTGGATTGCCTCCAGATGCAGTATATAATATTGTGATTGACCCTGATAATAAGAGGGTTTTCAAGAATATTAAG GAAGTAACATCCAGAAGGGTTTTGGTTGATGAAGGTCTGAGGCAGGTGGTTGAAGTGGATCAGGCAGCCATATGGAGATTTCTTTGGTGGTCAGGAACCATATCGGTTCATGTTATAGTAGATCAAAACAGAGAAGATCACTCG ATGAAGTTCAAGCAAGTGAAAACGGGGtttatgaaaaaatttgaagggtgcTGGACGGTGGAGCCCGTGTTTGTCGATGAAAAACTTTGCTTTCCCTTCAAGCCTAAGACATGGAAAGATTATTGTGGATGTTCGGGAGGCAAAGGAAGGGTTGGGTCAAAAGTGAGCTTGGAGCAACTGATCCAACCGGCCATTGTCCCACCTCCACCCATTTCCTGGTATCTTAGGGGAATAACCTCCAGGACAACAGAGATGTTGATAAACGATCTGCTTGCGGAAACTGCCAGAATCAGGCAAGGATTTGGCCCTGAAAGTTCTGAGAAAGAGCTTGTAATCTCCAAGGAAATGTCTGATGAACGCGGAGTCGACGATATATGTGATATCAAAGAAAGATGGACCCTTCATAGGAGAAATGCAAAGCAATGTCATAGACGGCTGCTCACTGCCAAGTGA
- the LOC133866480 gene encoding probable nucleoredoxin 1: MANGDVDRVSHDLISLLSSDEREFVVRNNGDQVKISNLIGKTVGLYFSGSWCGPCCRFTPNLVEVYEELLPKGDFELVFISSDRNDESFNGYFAKMPWLAVPFSDSETRKRLKELFNVRGIPYLVILDANGKVSTDQGVRIVREYGVDGYPFSAERIEFLKEEEEAAKKNQSLSSILVSGSRDYLVSNDGNKIPVAELEGKMVCLYFSIQTKNQCLEFTPQLVDVYKKLKERGENFEIVLIALDYEDKHFKEGFETMPWLAVPFKDKSCEKLARYFELETLPSLVVIGPDGKTLHSNVTELIEEHGIEAYPFTPEKLAELAEIEKARLESQTLESILVSGERDFVIDKSGSKVPVSELVGKNILLYFSARWCPPCRAFLPKLIEAYKEIKEKDNAFEIIFISSDHDPSSFDDFFAGMPWLALPFGDERKKFLSRKFKIQGIPAAIAIGPSGRTVNKEARQLLTAHGADAYPFTEEHLKHMEEKLEETVKGWPEKLKHELHLAHELIKTRRKSYGCNGCREIGYGWSFYCKQCDFDLHPECALKKNEGTKDDDQKAEGFVCDGDVCRKA, from the exons atgGCTAACGGCGACGTTGACCGCGTATCTCACGATCTGATTTCGCTTCTCTCCTCCGATGAGAGGGAATTTGTCGTTCGCAACAACGGTGACCAG GTTAAAATCAGTAACTTGATCGGAAAGACGGTGGGGTTGTATTTCTCTGGCTCATGGTGCGGTCCATGTTGCCGTTTTACCCCAAACTTAGTGGAAGTTTACGAAGAGCTCTTGCCCAAAGGCGACTTTGAACTGGTCTTCATTTCTTCTGATAGAAATGATGAATCATTCAATGGCTACTTCGCCAAAATGCCTTGGCTTGCAGTTCCATTTTCGGACTCAGAGACCCGGAAACGCCTTAAGGAATTGTTCAATGTGAGGGGCATCCCTTACCTTGTTATTCTTGATGCCAATGGGAAGGTTTCGACTGATCAAGGGGTGAGAATCGTCAGGGAATATGGAGTGGATGGATATCCGTTTAGTGCAGAAAGAATCGAATTCTTGAAAGAGGAAGAGGAGGCTGCTAAGAAGAATCAGTCCTTGAGTTCTATTTTGGTTTCTGGCTCCCGCGATTATTTGGTTTCAAATGATGGAAATAAG ATTCCTGTAGCTGAGCTTGAAGGCAAGATGGTTTGCCTCTATTTTTCAATACAGACTAAAAATCAATGCCTTGAATTTACCCCACAACTTGTGGATGTTTACAAGAAACtaaaggagagaggagagaattTTGAGATTGTGTTGATAGCTCTGGACTATGAAGACAAACACTTCAAAGAAGGGTTCGAAACAATGCCATGGTTGGCGGTGCCATTTAAGGATAAGAGCTGCGAAAAGCTTGCTCGTTACTTTGAGCTTGAAACCCTTCCTTCCTTGGTTGTAATTGGCCCAGATGGGAAGACATTACACTCAAATGTGACTGAACTCATTGAGGAACATGGTATTGAAGCCTACCCTTTTACACCCGAGAAGCTTGCTGAGCTGGCTGAGATTGAGAAGGCCAGACTTGAATCACAGACTCTGGAATCAATTTTGGTTTCAGGGGAAAGAGACTTTGTGATTGACAAAAGTGGCTCCAAG GTGCCGGTGTCTGAACTAGTTGGAAAGAATATTCTGCTCTATTTCTCAGCTCGCTGGTGCCCCCCATGTCGCGCATTCCTGCCTAAGCTTATAGAAGCATACAAAGAGATCAAGGAAAAGGACAATGCATTTGAAATTATATTCATCTCAAGTGACCATGATCCGTCCTCATTTGATGATTTCTTTGCAGGCATGCCTTGGTTAGCCCTCCCATTTGGTGATGAGAGGAAGAAGTTCCTGTCACgcaaattcaaaattcaaggCATTCCTGCTGCCATAGCCATTGGCCCCAGTGGCAGGACAGTCAACAAGGAAGCCCGGCAGCTTTTAACAGCTCATGGTGCGGATGCTTATCCATTCACTGAAGAGCATCTGAAGCATATGGAGGAAAAGCTGGAGGAAACGGTAAAGGGGTGGCCAGAGAAACTGAAACATGAACTCCATTTGGCGCATGAGCTTATCAAAACTCGTCGCAAGTCATATGGTTGCAATGGTTGCAGGGAGATTGGGTATGGTTGGTCTTTTTACTGCAAGCAGTGTGACTTTGATCTCCATCCCGAGTGTGCTTTGAAGAAGAATGAAGGAACAAAGGATGATGATCAGAAAGCAGAGGGATTTGTTTGTGATGGAGATGTGTGCCGTAAAGCTTGA